The DNA window TAGTTTGCAAGTTTGGCTTAACAATTTGGTCACCCTAACATTATAATATTTTGTGCTTACCTTTTGTTAAAATCACACCATGTTTAGTGGTTATGAGAggaaaaattctaattttcgACTTCTCCACATTTATTTAAAACATCGAGTACCttcaaaatttagaaattaggtCAACTGGGAAGAGTAATTGATTCAATTCTCATTCCTTACCACCCTTATTTTGGACTTCCCCAATTGCTTACTTCTTTGATAcgtagtaagttttttttttttcctaaaagaCTTGTTTGCTTACTCGGAATGCGATGCAAAGAATGATTATCTATACCCATTTCAGTCATATCATATTATTACCAGTAGTTGTTTATCTCGTGAACAATTAGATATCATTACGATATCGTTACCATACCTAAAAATGTAGGTACACATGCCCTATAGTTGAGGTAAGATATTTACCCACAAAATATGTAGAGGAGGCCACCCCATGAGCACTTGTAATTTTGGTAATCGAATTTGCTTGTGGAAGATATTTGATGGCCCATTGGGCTTGAATTGATACGCAATTGGGCTTCGTTACGTTTGGGCTTTGACAGCTCATTGGGCTTCAATTCATGGTAACCGCACTTTTAGTTACGGCATCAGGCCCAACAGAGATATTTTTCTGAGCGCGAAATCTAGCCGTTAAAATCGTCGCTACAGATAAAGATATAACAACAAAAACATATGGTTGCAGGCCTTCTGCAACATTCACTCTTTTCTTTATAAAATGGAGTCTGGAATTTGTCTGTTTAAGAATTTGAAAAATGGCGAGTGGTCTCTCACACCACCACCTTCTCTGCATGTATTCCTCAAAAACCCACCCACCGTTTTCAAAAACGCAAACACTTTTCAGAAACCCGAAATCCTCCTCCGTTGCTCTCCGGACCCTCCCGAAGTCGTTGTCTCCGAAAAACTCCAACACTTCGCTGCAAAGTTCGCCGGAAGAGTCGAAGCCCGCCAGCGCTCTTAAGCGGGCCGACCCGCCCGGCCAAAACCCACCTCCCAGATTGTCTTCTTTCGACTCCCTCTTCGTCCGCCTTCGTCATTTGAGGTagattttaatattatttttatgtacaCAATTTCAAATTCATGGGTGATTAGCTTTGGTGTGTTGTGGGTTGTTGTAAATTTGTGATTTGATTCATTGGAATATGATTGCAGAGATGAAAGGTTTAAGCTTGATGGGATTTTTGTGGACATTCTGTCGATTGCATTGCCTGCTGCTCTGGCTCTTGCTGCTGACCCCATTACCTCTTTGGTTGACACAGCCTTTGTTGGGCATTTAGGTATCAACTTTGTTCCTTGATTATGCTTAACTAAATAataatgtttgattttttttttgttaattgatACAATTATGTGTGTATTTGATAAATAATATAAGAATCCATGTCGGATTTGACAAAATAAATTACAATTAACAAATGGTTCTACTCCTAATGACACTGAGGGTTATGTGATAAAACTCCATACCTGCTGTGCTAATAGGCGGTAAGATATTAGCAGTGGTCCTTCGTCCGTGTATCTGAAATCTTGACAGTTTCTGCATTGTGTAGGGTCGGTTGAATTGGCAGCAGTTGGGGTGTCAGCTTCAGTATTCAACTTAGTTTCTAAATTGTTTAACGTTCCATTGCTCAACATCACTACATCTTTTGTTGCTGAAGAGCAGGCATTGGCTAGCAAGGCCGAGGATGGTAATTAGTAACTTTTTCTAGAAAGATTTGTTATATTTGAAGTTTAGTAATAATACTTCACTTTAATCAAAATGGTTTTGTGAAGATTTGCAGGGTGACAGGCAGAGCAAGAAGCTCCTTCCCTCGGTGTCGACGTCATTGGCTCTTGCTGCCACCTTTGGCGTAGCTGAAGCTGTTGCACTTTTTCTTGGGTCGGGTGTCTTGATGAATGCCATGGGTATATATGCTGTATGTCAATCTTCACCAATTATCAGTTTAAAGTGATGCATGCTACTTTGTGCTACTTTATTCTCCAAATGTATCTTAGTAGTACTTCCGTCGAATTCAGTTTGTTTATTGTCTTGGTGCAGTTTCTTTCTTTCACATGATTATGAATATCATGATTGATTTTGGAGTTGAATTTCTTGTTTGTTTAGGTAGTTTTTACTGTCGCTTTTTCACTAGTATGTAGCaaactttttttcttccttttctgcGTTATTAGAGACTTTATCACAGCATTCAAATGAAATTGAAAGGGGTATCAAGGTTTCCATACCTTGAAAGTGGCTTCAAGGTTTCAAAGTTGGCTGATAAGGATGGAAGAGAAAGACTAGTATATGGAGTAGGAAATTTTTCTCACCGTGGGATATGTAGCATTTTGACATTAACTGACTGATGTGTTTCTGGATTTTTTTAATGAAGTTTGATATTGTTATAGGATTCACCAATGCGAATACCTGCGGAGAGTTTTCTTGCCGTAAGGGCATTTGGTGCTCCACCGATTGTAATTGCACTTGCCGCACAAGGCACATTTCGTGGCTTTAAAGACACAAAGACGCCTCTGTATGCTGTTGGTATGTATTGTTCTGCATGTTTCTGAACTCAACTGTATTGTTTTCCAACTGAGAAAATGACAATGTCTGCTCTTTTATCTCAGTTGCTGGCAACTTACTTAATGCTATATTGGATGCAATATTGATATTTATTTTTGATTTTGGAATCCGCGGTGCTGCTATTGCTACGGTGATTTCTGAGTACGTCAACGATGTGGTAAACTTAATTTACTGGTGGATTTTGATCTTGATATTCCTATCATAACATTCTGTCAAAGTTTTCTTTCTAACACAACTCTTCATGTCTATTTTTCGCAAGGTACATGATCGCTGTTATTCTTTTGTGGAAATTGAATAGCGAAGTATTACTTGTCCCTACCTATATTGATGGGAGAAGAATCATCGGTTACCTTAAATCTGGTAGGTTCTTTGTGAACTTGTTTATGGAATCATAGATGATGGGGATAATTGAGTTTTTTCTAAATGCCCCTTGTATTTGTCAGGGGTCCTTCTTATTGGCAGAAGCTTAGCAGTTGTTGTAACTACGACACTAGCCACATCCGTGGCAGCCCGGGAGGGTCCTATCCCCATGGCTGGCCATCAGATTTGCATTCAAGTTTGGTTGGCAGTATCTTTGCTTACCGATGCTTTAGCACTGGCTGGTCAGGTGTGACATTTTTACTTTACAAGTTTCATACGACGTGAACAATATACACAGAAGAACTGAATGAAATAAATTATGTGAACGAACTAGATCTAGTTTAATCATTACAATGATGTTTCTTCACAGACACTTCTCGCCAGTGGttactcccaacaagattatgAACAAGCACGCCTAGTAATTTATAGAGTTCTACAggttcttatttttcttttcaactgtTTCATTCTCATCGTTAATTGATATCCTTTTTTTCCTCTGAATCTACATTAACTGTTCTTTGAATTTCAAACAGATTGGTTTAGTGACGGGAATTGGTTTGGGAATTATGTTATTCATCGGTTTTAAAGCGTTTTCTAGCTTATTCAGCACAGACCCTCAAGTCCTGGCAATTGCATGGTCTGGTTTATTGGTAGGAAACTACATATCTCAACAGTTTACTTTTTGGAAGCCTATGGACTATTACTTGCTTCATGTGTGCATTAGTTGCACTGCTACACATACCTGATATGGATATTATTTGCCAGTTTGTTGCTGGATCTCAGCCAATAAACGCTCTAGCTTTTGTTATTGATGGACTGTACTACGGAGTTTCAGACTTTGGATTTGCTGCCTATTCAATGGTATTCCCGGATCCTATCAGGAACAACAAAATGGTT is part of the Malus domestica chromosome 12, GDT2T_hap1 genome and encodes:
- the LOC114819949 gene encoding protein DETOXIFICATION 44, chloroplastic-like, which produces MASGLSHHHLLCMYSSKTHPPFSKTQTLFRNPKSSSVALRTLPKSLSPKNSNTSLQSSPEESKPASALKRADPPGQNPPPRLSSFDSLFVRLRHLRDERFKLDGIFVDILSIALPAALALAADPITSLVDTAFVGHLGSVELAAVGVSASVFNLVSKLFNVPLLNITTSFVAEEQALASKAEDDLQGDRQSKKLLPSVSTSLALAATFGVAEAVALFLGSGVLMNAMGIYADSPMRIPAESFLAVRAFGAPPIVIALAAQGTFRGFKDTKTPLYAVVAGNLLNAILDAILIFIFDFGIRGAAIATVISEYMIAVILLWKLNSEVLLVPTYIDGRRIIGYLKSGVLLIGRSLAVVVTTTLATSVAAREGPIPMAGHQICIQVWLAVSLLTDALALAGQTLLASGYSQQDYEQARLVIYRVLQIGLVTGIGLGIMLFIGFKAFSSLFSTDPQVLAIAWSGLLFVAGSQPINALAFVIDGLYYGVSDFGFAAYSMVLVGLISSAVILVASPSFGLAGVWTGLFLFMALRVVAGIWRLGTRTGPWKLVWDERKQEG